One segment of Triticum aestivum cultivar Chinese Spring chromosome 2A, IWGSC CS RefSeq v2.1, whole genome shotgun sequence DNA contains the following:
- the LOC123186245 gene encoding F-box/FBD/LRR-repeat protein At1g16930-like, with translation MASDDLIWASKMASGGDRLSALPDDALVRVLSHLVTDEAVRTSALSSRWRYVHEGVPAVDLVDTKTGGRGDLKVCFDHQVACAILGKGVETPIRVLHVPYDLLDQWIATAVASGVEDLDIDLRYDEAALDPLCPFRGSPDRDDSLMYTVTPRQTFRCRTLRRLRLSCWALDLPGSVDMVSLETLHLDRVTARDGLLQLLLSSCPRLADLTLEECPSVKEIAVTSPWLRSFAMICCHNATAVELRTTYLRSLHYKGSLPPRESSFIVVANYLAVAAVRIEICHGHCGEESPEVAPVMALIGRCEKLARLDLCLRLSVAYYSSVLSCVLLELRHLRQLTLEGCLVTDDAAPSVAALLRNTEDLEVLSLLPRGPEPPKEGTPSHDESNAKPQQTGRRRRRRHRRQLRVRLQRAAWSPMRAWKYCRFYLGSSRRKRRRRRRQL, from the coding sequence ATGGCATCCGATGATCTGATCTGGGCGTCGAAGATGGCATCGGGAGGAGACCGGCTGAGCGCTCTCCCCGACGATGCGCTCGTGCGCGTCCTCTCCCACCTCGTGACCGACGAGGCCGTGCGCACCAGCGCGCTCTCCAGCCGGTGGCGCTACGTCCACGAGGGCGTCCCCGCCGTCGACCTCGTCGACACCAAGACAGGCGGGCGGGGCGACCTCAAGGTCTGCTTCGACCACCAGGTGGCGTGCGCGATCCTCGGCAAGGGGGTGGAGACGCCGATCCGCGTCCTCCACGTTCCGTACGACCTGCTCGACCAGTGGATCGCCACCGCCGTCGCCTCCGGCGTCGAGGACCTCGACATCGATCTCAGGTACGATGAGGCCGCCCTGGAcccgctctgcccgttccgcggatCACCGGACCGAGACGATTCCTTGATGTACACCGTGACGCCGCGCCAAACCTTCCGCTGCCGCACGCTCCGCCGCCTGCGCCTGTCGTGCTGGGCGCTCGACCTGCCGGGCAGCGTGGACATGGTCTCGCTGGAGACGCTCCACCTCGACAGGGTCACGGCCCGGGATgggctgctgcagctgctgctctCGAGCTGCCCGCGCCTCGCCGACCTGACGCTGGAGGAGTGCCCGAGTGTCAAGGAGATCGCGGTGACCAGCCCGTGGCTGCGTAGCTTCGCCATGATCTGCTGCCACAATGCCACCGCCGTCGAGCTGCGCACCACCTATCTCCGGTCGCTGCACTACAAAGGCAGCCTTCCTCCTCGCGagtcgtcgttcatcgtcgtcgcAAACTACCTGGCCGTCGCGGCGGTGAGGATTGAAATCTGCCATGGCCACTGCGGCGAAGAATCACCGGAAGTTGCTCCGGTCATGGCCCTCATCGGCCGGTGCGAAAAGCTGGCGCGTCTTGACCTCTGCCTGCGCCTTTCAGTGGCCTACTACAGCAGCGTGCTCTCATGCGTCCTGCTTGAGCTGCGCCACCTCAGGCAGCTGACCCTCGAGGGCTGCCTGGTCACCGACGATGCGGCCCCGTCGGTCGCCGCCTTGCTTCGCAACACCGAGGACCTGGAAGTGTTGTCGCTGCTACCTCGGGGTCCAGAGCCTCCAAAGGAAGGGACTCCCTCGCATGACGAATCAAATGCTAAGCCACAGCAgacaggacggcggcggcggcggcggcatcgtcgTCAACTGCGTGTCAGACTCCAGAGGGCTGCTTGGTCACCGATGAGGGCCTGGAAGTATTGTCGCTTTTACCTCGGGTCCAGTCGGAGAAAGCGTCGACGGCGTCGTCGTCAATTATAG
- the LOC123190618 gene encoding adenosylhomocysteinase-like, producing the protein MALSVEKTASGREYKVKDLSQADFGRLELELAEVEMPGLMACRAEFGPSQPFKGARISGSLHMTIQTAVLIETLTALGAEVRWCSCNIFSTQDHAAAAIARDSAAVFAWKGETLEEYWWCTERCLDWGAGGGPDLIVDDGGDATLLIHEGVKAEEEFERSGKVPDPDSTDNPEFKIVLTIIRDGLKTDARKYRKMKERLVGVSEETTTGVKRLYQMQESGTLLFPAINVNDSVTKSKFDNLYGCRHSLPDGLMRATDVMIAGKVAVVCGYGDVGKGCAAALKQAGARVIVTEIDPICALQALMEGIQILTLEDVVSDADIFVTTTGNKDIIMVDHMRKMKNNAIVCNIGHFDNEIDMNGLETYPGVKRITIKPQTDRWVFPETNTGIIVLAEGRLMNLGCATGHPSFVMSCSFTNQVIAQLELWKEKATGKYEKKVYVLPKHLDEKVAALHLGKLGARLTKLTKAQSEYISIPVDGPYKPAAYRY; encoded by the exons ATGGCGCTCTCCGTGGAGAAGACCGCGTCCGGCCGGGAGTACAAGGTCAAGGACCTCTCCCAGGCCGACTTCGGCcgcctcgagctcgagctcgccgaggTCGAGATGCCGGGCCTCATGGCCTGCCGCGCCGAGTTCGGGCCCTCGCAGCCCTTCAAGGGCGCCCGGATCTCCGGCTCCCTCCACATGACCATCCAGACCGCCGTGCTCATCGAGACCCTCACCGCGCTCGGCGCCGAGGTCCGCTGGTGCTCCTGCAACATCTTCTCCACGCAggaccacgccgccgccgccatcgcccgcgaCTCGGCCGCCGTCTTCGCCTGGAAGGGCGAGACCCTCGAGGAGTACTGGTGGTGCACCGAGCGCTGCCTCGActggggcgccggcggcggccccGACCTCATcgtcgacgacggcggcgacgccaCCCTGCTCATCCACGAGGGCGTCAAGGCCGAGGAGGAGTTCGAGAGGTCCGGCAAGGTCCCCGACCCGGACTCCACCGACAACCCCGAGTTCAAGATCGTGCTCACCATCATCCGCGACGGGCTCAAGACCGACGCCCGCAAGTACCGCAAGATGAAGGAGAGGCTCGTCGGCGTCTCCGAGGAGACCACCACCGGCGTCAAGAGGCTCTACCAGATGCAGGAGTCCGGCACCCTCCTCTTCCCCGCCATCAACGTCAACGACTCCGTCACCAAGAGCAAG TTTGACAACCTTTACGGTTGCCGCCACTCGCTCCCTGATGGTCTTATGAGGGCCACTGATGTTATGATCGCTGGCAAGGTTGCTGTGGTCTGCGGTTATGGTGATGTTGGCAAGGGCTGTGCCGCTGCACTCAAGCAGGCTGGTGCCCGTGTGATCGTGACAGAGATTGACCCCATCTGCGCCCTTCAGGCCCTGATGGAGGGCATCCAGATCCTCACTTTGGAGGACGTTGTCTCTGATGCTGACATCTTTGTGACCACCACTGGAAACAAGGACATCATCATGGTTGACcacatgaggaagatgaagaacaaCGCCATTGTCTGCAACATTGGTCACTTTGACAACGAGATCGACATGAACGGCCTCGAGACCTACCCTGGTGTCAAGCGCATCACCATCAAGCCTCAGACTGACCGCTGGGTCTTCCCTGAGACCAACACTGGCATCATTGTTCTTGCTGAGGGTCGTCTGATGAACCTTGGCTGTGCCACTGGCCACCCCAGCTTTGTCATGTCCTGCTCATTCACCAACCAG GTCATTGCTCAGCTGGAGTTGTGGAAGGAGAAGGCCACCGGCAAGTACGAGAAGAAGGTGTACGTGCTCCCCAAGCACCTCGACGAGAAGGTCGCCGCCCTCCACCTGGGCAAGCTGGGTGCCAGGCTTACCAAGCTCACCAAGGCCCAGTCTGAGTACATTAGCATCCCAGTCGATGGTCCCTACAAGCCGGCGGCATACCGGTACTAG
- the LOC123190619 gene encoding serine carboxypeptidase-like, protein MGPTGQCRTLLLLLLAAAAAAAAPEHESLLRLPSSARSLAPKTPRSAGADLIRALNLHPRDAFPRRPGGVGVGGSDALPAGTLVERPIRLASLVAGDDGTSVSNLGHHAGYYRLPTTHDARLFYFFFESRQHKKEDPVVIWLTGGPGCSSELALFYENGPFNIADNMSLLWNEFGWDQESNLIYVDQPTGTGFSYSSDSRDTRHNEATVSNDLYDFLQAFFKEHPEYVENDFYITGESYAGHYIPAFATRVYKGNKNNEGIHINLKGFAIGNGLTDPAIQYKAYTDYALDMGLITQSEFTKINKIVPACEFAVKLCGTSGTVSCFAAYFVCNTIFSSIRLILGNKNYYDVRKPCVGSLCYDFSNLEKFLNLKSVRQSLGVGDIEFVSCSPTVYQAMLLDWMRNLEVGIPELLENDIKVLIYAGEYDLICNWLGNSRWVDSMEWSGKKAFVSSVEKPFTVDGKEAGILKSHGPLSFLKVHDSGHMVPMDQPKAALEMLKRWMSGNLSDASSSSQRFDFAI, encoded by the exons atgggacccacaggtcagtgtCGCACCCTCTTGCTtctgctcctcgccgccgccgccgccgccgccgcgccggagcacGAATCCTTGCTCCGCCTCCCCTCCTCGGCGCGCTCCCTCGCCCCGAAGACCCCCCGCTCCGCCGGCGCCGACCTCATCCGCGCCCTCAACCTCCACCCTCGCGACGCCTTCCCCCGCCGCcccggcggcgtcggcgtcggcggcagCGATGCTCTCCCGGCCGGAACCCTCGTCGAGAGGccgatccgcctcgcgtctctggtggccggagacgacggcacGTCGGTGAGCAACCTCGGGCACCACGCCGGGTACTACCGCCTCCCCACCACTCACGACGCCAG gctcttctacttcttcttcgaatCCAGGCAGCACAAGAAGGAGGACCCCGTGGTGATCTGGCTGACGGGAGGGCCCGGCTGCAGCAGCGAGCTAGCCCTCTTCTACGAGAATGGCCCCTTCAACATAGCAGACAACATGTCGCTACTCTGGAATGAGTTTGGCTGGGATCAG GAGTCCAATCTTATCTATGTTGATCAGCCAACTGGGACTGGGTTCAGCTACAGCTCTGATTCGCGGGATACCCGCCATAACGAAGCGACCGTCAGCAACGACCTATATGACTTCCTGCAG GCCTTCTTCAAGGAGCACCCGGAGTATGTTGAAAACGATTTCTATATAACTGGGGAGTCATATGCTGGGCACTACATTCCTGCCTTTGCAACTCGGGTgtacaaggggaacaagaacaatgAGGGCATTCACATCAATCTGAAG GGTTTTGCAATTGGTAACGGACTTACAGATCCAGCGATACAGTACAAGGCATACACCGATTATGCATTGGATATGGGTTTAATCACACAGTCAGAATTTACCAAGATTAATAAAATAGTTCCTGCTTGTGAATTTGCTGTCAAGCTGTGCG GTACCTCTGGCACTGTATCTTGCTTTGCTGCCTATTTTGTTTGCAATACAATATTCAGTTCCATCAGGTTGATACTCGGGAACAAAAAT TATTATGACGTCAGGAAGCCATGCGTGGGGAGCCTATGCTATGATTTTTCTAACTTGGAGAAGTTTCTCAATCTGAAATCTGTCAGACAGAGCCTAGGCGTTGGAGACATAGAGTTTGTTTCCTGCAGCCCGACCGTCTATCAGGCTATGCTCTTAGATTGGATGAGGAACCTTGAAGTTGGGATACCTGAACTCCTTGAGAACGACATCAAAGTGCTGATTTATGCTGGAGAGTATGATCTCATATGCAACTGGCTAG GAAACTCAAGATGGGTAGACTCTATGGAATGGTCTGGAAAGAAAGCCTTCGTGTCCTCGGTGGAGAAACCCTTCACGGTTGATGGAAAAGAAGCCGGCATTCTAAAAAGCCACGGCCCTTTGAGTTTTTTGAAG GTCCACGATTCTGGTCACATGGTACCCATGGATCAACCGAAGGCCGCCTTGGAGATGCTCAAGAGGTGGATGTCAGGAAACCTTTCAGACGCCTCCTCGAGCTCTCAGAGGTTCGACTTCGCCATATAA